Proteins encoded in a region of the Armatimonadota bacterium genome:
- a CDS encoding threonine aldolase, with translation MHRLVDLRSDTVTVPTPEMRRAMANAEVGDDVYGEDPTINRLQERAAELLGKEAALFVASGTMGNEIAIKVHTRPGDEVLIDEDCHIVKWELGAAAFISNVQLHTLPNHRGIVPVEEYTKRIHPGDDHVPPTRLICLENTHNAAGGVVLPLEYMREIWQLAQRHSVAVHLDGARIFNAAIALGVAAKELAACADSVMFCLSKGLACPVGSMLCGSRAFIEESRRVRKILGGAMRQAGILAAAGLVALDTMIDRLAHDHARARRLAEAIANMPGFSVDLQTVQTNMVYVHTKQPARRIVQQLEMLGVLCLDVFPHTIRLVTHKDVDDTGITHAIDAFAKVAG, from the coding sequence ATGCATCGTCTAGTAGATTTGCGCAGCGACACGGTGACCGTGCCCACACCCGAGATGCGCCGCGCGATGGCGAACGCCGAGGTGGGCGATGACGTATATGGGGAAGACCCCACCATCAATCGCCTGCAGGAACGGGCTGCGGAACTACTCGGCAAGGAAGCCGCGCTGTTCGTAGCGTCTGGTACGATGGGAAACGAAATTGCCATCAAAGTACACACGCGCCCCGGCGATGAAGTGCTCATCGACGAGGATTGTCACATCGTCAAGTGGGAGCTGGGAGCGGCGGCGTTCATCAGTAACGTGCAGCTGCACACGTTGCCCAACCATCGCGGCATCGTGCCCGTAGAAGAGTACACCAAACGCATACACCCCGGCGATGACCACGTCCCCCCTACCCGCCTGATTTGTCTGGAGAACACCCACAATGCGGCTGGCGGTGTGGTGCTGCCGCTGGAATACATGCGCGAGATATGGCAGCTTGCTCAGCGTCACAGTGTAGCAGTACATCTGGACGGCGCACGCATCTTCAATGCAGCCATCGCGCTGGGCGTTGCCGCGAAGGAGCTGGCAGCGTGCGCTGACTCGGTGATGTTCTGCCTGTCCAAAGGGCTGGCGTGCCCAGTGGGCTCCATGTTATGCGGTTCGCGGGCTTTCATCGAGGAATCGAGGCGAGTGCGCAAGATACTGGGCGGTGCCATGCGACAGGCAGGCATCCTGGCAGCGGCAGGATTGGTTGCGCTGGATACGATGATAGACCGCCTCGCTCACGACCATGCCCGCGCCCGAAGGCTGGCAGAGGCGATAGCAAACATGCCCGGCTTCTCGGTGGATTTACAGACTGTGCAGACTAATATGGTATATGTGCATACGAAACAGCCAGCGCGACGTATTGTGCAGCAACTGGAGATGCTGGGCGTACTCTGTCTGGACGTGTTTCCGCATACCATTCGGTTGGTTACCCATAAAGACGTGGACGACACGGGTATCACTCACGCCATAGATGCCTTTGCGAAGGTTGCGGGGTAA
- a CDS encoding serine hydrolase — translation MHKLDALLEPVHAETKVPALAAAVVEKNKLVALGAVGKRQADREDPIRHDDRFHIGSCTKSMTATMVARLVEMGKLDWRSMVAEVLPTVRKDIRREYWKVTIEQLLTHRSGLPDDRAPNPQVFLKLWGLSSKQRLQAAEIILQQEPVARPGERTIYSNGGYVVAGAMAEAVTGKTWEELMNELLFRPLGMKSAGFGAPATGAWGHRSGVDGYLPVPPSPFADNPPVLGPAGTVHLSLSDWARYAIVHLRGAVERNPPVLRQDTFAKLHTPPEDGTYAMGWGIARPTWARGRVLQHAGSNTMWFAQILLVPDAQVGFLITTNAADEKAMNAVRRVVDLVRAQYVR, via the coding sequence ATGCACAAGCTGGATGCACTCCTTGAACCTGTCCATGCTGAGACAAAGGTGCCTGCGCTGGCGGCAGCAGTGGTGGAAAAGAACAAATTGGTCGCGCTGGGTGCGGTGGGTAAACGCCAGGCAGATAGAGAAGACCCCATACGGCACGACGACCGCTTCCATATTGGTTCCTGTACCAAATCCATGACCGCCACTATGGTCGCCCGACTGGTAGAGATGGGCAAGCTGGATTGGAGAAGCATGGTGGCAGAAGTGCTACCCACTGTCCGCAAGGACATCCGTCGTGAGTACTGGAAGGTTACCATAGAGCAACTGCTCACGCACCGTTCCGGTCTACCTGACGACCGAGCCCCTAATCCACAGGTATTCCTCAAACTCTGGGGTCTATCCTCGAAACAGCGCTTGCAGGCTGCAGAGATTATCCTGCAGCAAGAACCTGTAGCCAGGCCGGGTGAGAGAACCATCTACTCCAACGGCGGTTACGTGGTGGCAGGCGCCATGGCTGAGGCGGTGACAGGCAAAACATGGGAGGAACTGATGAACGAACTCCTGTTTCGTCCTTTGGGGATGAAAAGTGCCGGGTTCGGCGCGCCTGCCACCGGAGCATGGGGACATCGCTCTGGTGTAGATGGATACCTTCCTGTGCCGCCCTCGCCGTTTGCGGACAACCCGCCCGTGCTCGGTCCTGCAGGTACTGTGCACCTGTCACTATCAGACTGGGCGCGCTACGCCATTGTGCACCTGAGGGGTGCCGTCGAAAGGAATCCTCCTGTGCTTCGCCAGGACACCTTTGCCAAATTACATACTCCTCCCGAAGACGGCACGTACGCAATGGGTTGGGGGATAGCACGACCGACCTGGGCTCGTGGGCGTGTACTACAGCACGCGGGAAGCAACACTATGTGGTTTGCCCAGATCCTGCTTGTGCCTGATGCGCAGGTAGGTTTTCTGATAACCACGAACGCCGCTGATGAAAAGGCTATGAACGCGGTGCGCCGTGTAGTGGACCTCGTCCGTGCGCAATATGTTCGGTAG
- a CDS encoding sugar phosphate isomerase — translation MGKFGIALQTYTVRDDMARDFKGTLQKVAEMGYPAVQLSGTGGMSVQEARQFLDSLGLRVFGGHFGIEQLENDLDSVLELARGLGMEYIVVPWMPEELRKDAEGWKSVARRMNAIGEKVVAAGFTFCYHNHSFEFQKFGGKYGLDIFYENTDPKLVQAELDTYWVKHGGEDPVEYIRKYAGRVPLLHLKDMAEDGSFAEVGYGILDWDAIFKAAEESGVKWMAVEQDVCKRPPLESAKLSLEFLRSKGLL, via the coding sequence ATGGGCAAGTTTGGTATCGCTTTACAGACCTATACGGTGCGCGACGACATGGCGCGTGATTTTAAGGGGACGCTGCAAAAAGTGGCCGAAATGGGCTACCCGGCGGTGCAGCTTTCCGGTACCGGCGGGATGAGTGTGCAGGAGGCAAGGCAGTTTCTGGATAGCCTGGGATTGAGGGTGTTCGGCGGGCACTTCGGCATCGAGCAGCTGGAGAATGACCTGGACAGCGTGCTGGAGCTGGCGCGGGGGCTGGGCATGGAGTATATTGTAGTGCCCTGGATGCCCGAAGAATTGCGCAAGGATGCGGAAGGCTGGAAGAGTGTCGCCAGGCGCATGAACGCCATCGGGGAGAAGGTCGTGGCGGCAGGGTTCACTTTCTGCTACCACAACCACTCGTTCGAGTTCCAGAAGTTCGGCGGCAAATACGGTCTGGACATCTTCTACGAGAACACCGACCCGAAGCTGGTACAGGCGGAGCTGGACACCTACTGGGTCAAGCACGGTGGAGAAGACCCTGTCGAATACATCCGCAAATACGCCGGGCGTGTGCCCCTGCTGCACCTGAAGGATATGGCAGAGGACGGCAGCTTCGCCGAGGTGGGATACGGCATTCTGGACTGGGATGCCATCTTCAAGGCGGCGGAAGAGAGCGGTGTGAAGTGGATGGCGGTAGAGCAAGACGTATGCAAGCGCCCGCCGTTGGAGAGTGCGAAACTCAGTCTCGAGTTCTTAAGGTCTAAGGGATTGCTGTAG
- a CDS encoding deoxyguanosinetriphosphate triphosphohydrolase-like protein, giving the protein MTSVSLRDGFIRQRIEQWELQVLSPYAAKSAQSRGRLRPEPPCPVRTCFQRDRDRVLHSKAFRRLKHKTQVFLDPEEDHYRTRLTHTLEVAQIARTISRALRLNEDLTEAIALAHDLGHPPFGHAGEQALDEVLQEYLPGKRFRHWEQSLRVVDVLERDGRGLNLTYETREGILHHSKGRADLDADPLSDECTLEAQVVRIADRIAYVNHDIDDAIRAKVIQPNDLPPECVKVLGETSSERIESMVLDVIENSLDRAQVRMSETVQQATDTLKEFLFERVYHEEAIGLKELQKAKGILKGLFRLYMEQPELLPQSGRKLTDNTSTEALAQAVCDYLAGMTDRFAMNTYSRYFVPRMWHITS; this is encoded by the coding sequence ATGACCAGTGTTTCACTTCGGGACGGTTTCATCCGCCAGCGGATTGAGCAGTGGGAGTTGCAGGTCCTCTCGCCCTATGCAGCCAAAAGTGCTCAATCGCGAGGCAGGTTGCGCCCCGAACCGCCTTGCCCGGTAAGAACCTGCTTCCAGCGCGACCGCGACAGGGTGCTACACTCGAAGGCGTTTCGGCGGTTGAAACATAAAACCCAGGTGTTCCTCGACCCTGAGGAAGACCACTATCGCACACGCTTGACGCACACGCTGGAAGTAGCGCAGATTGCCCGCACTATCAGCCGTGCTCTCCGGTTGAACGAGGACCTGACCGAAGCCATCGCGCTGGCACACGACCTGGGACATCCGCCTTTTGGGCATGCTGGGGAACAGGCGCTGGACGAGGTATTGCAAGAATACCTTCCCGGCAAACGCTTCCGTCACTGGGAACAGAGCCTGCGCGTGGTGGACGTGCTGGAGCGGGACGGTAGAGGACTGAACCTCACCTATGAAACACGCGAGGGTATCCTGCACCATAGTAAAGGCAGAGCGGACCTGGATGCCGACCCGCTATCTGATGAATGCACGTTGGAAGCGCAGGTGGTACGCATCGCCGACCGAATCGCCTACGTGAACCATGATATCGACGACGCCATTCGGGCAAAGGTCATTCAGCCGAACGATTTGCCACCGGAGTGCGTCAAAGTGCTTGGTGAAACTTCATCCGAGCGCATTGAGTCTATGGTACTGGACGTGATTGAAAACAGCCTGGACCGTGCTCAGGTGCGCATGAGTGAGACCGTACAGCAGGCGACCGATACCCTCAAAGAGTTTCTGTTTGAACGGGTGTACCACGAAGAGGCTATCGGACTGAAAGAACTGCAGAAGGCAAAGGGTATTTTGAAGGGTCTGTTCCGGCTGTATATGGAGCAGCCCGAACTGCTACCACAGAGCGGGCGCAAACTAACCGATAATACCAGTACGGAAGCCCTGGCGCAGGCGGTTTGCGACTACCTGGCGGGTATGACCGACCGCTTCGCCATGAACACATACAGCCGGTACTTTGTACCGAGGATGTGGCATATCACCTCTTGA
- the sigL gene encoding RNA polymerase sigma-54 factor, with protein sequence MLAPEQRQALEVRVDQKVIQAARLLQCNTLELESVIEQELVENPALERIESAPEDTDTHPIALRGRYIVRVDDGDNSDTLDLEVDPISNAVDNSLTLREYLSRELHAQLSERQYAIAEYILDNLDEHGLLPDFDCERASFETGASPNEIEEVLRILQSMDPPGIGARSVQECMLLQLRYLREQGQGNPLAERIVERYFHRLADPPIRRFARELRVNSEEVENALKYIREALHPYPAYRFRNPWDMPAPPYLTAIKPDVIIRRNPQGFEVEIVRPRWILIVNPQWREQHEKIKSNPSAYPEEMIRQVEEYVERAERFLQNIEIRYRTLYRVTRAVIDHQFAFLETGSHTFLKPLTRTQIAEQLGLHESTVSRAISNKWVLIPTDDLIPFSDFFTPSLNIRQAIQEVISSEDQHHPYSDQQIADILYQRWGIKTTRRTIVKHRNRMNIPCSRERKRRR encoded by the coding sequence GTGTTAGCACCCGAGCAACGACAGGCTCTCGAAGTACGCGTAGACCAAAAAGTTATTCAGGCAGCCCGTCTATTACAGTGCAACACACTGGAGCTGGAAAGCGTTATCGAGCAGGAGCTGGTTGAAAACCCTGCGCTCGAACGGATAGAGAGTGCGCCCGAAGATACCGATACCCATCCGATAGCGCTGAGAGGACGGTATATCGTACGCGTTGACGACGGCGACAACAGCGACACGCTGGACCTAGAAGTAGACCCTATCAGCAATGCCGTCGATAACAGCTTGACGCTGCGTGAATACCTCAGTCGCGAGTTGCACGCGCAGCTATCTGAACGCCAGTACGCCATTGCGGAGTACATTCTGGATAATCTGGACGAACATGGGCTGCTTCCCGATTTCGACTGCGAGCGTGCCTCTTTCGAGACAGGAGCATCCCCGAATGAGATCGAAGAGGTTCTGCGTATCTTGCAGTCGATGGACCCACCCGGCATTGGGGCGCGTTCTGTTCAAGAATGTATGCTCTTGCAGTTGCGCTACCTGCGCGAGCAAGGACAGGGCAACCCTCTTGCAGAACGGATTGTGGAGCGGTACTTTCACCGGCTGGCAGACCCTCCAATACGCCGGTTCGCGCGAGAACTGCGAGTCAACAGTGAAGAGGTAGAAAATGCCCTGAAGTACATCCGGGAAGCGCTGCACCCCTACCCGGCATATCGCTTTCGTAACCCGTGGGACATGCCGGCGCCTCCCTATCTGACCGCTATCAAACCAGATGTGATTATCCGACGTAATCCACAGGGCTTTGAGGTGGAGATTGTCCGTCCACGCTGGATACTTATCGTCAACCCTCAGTGGCGCGAGCAGCACGAGAAAATTAAAAGCAACCCATCGGCATATCCAGAGGAAATGATCAGACAGGTAGAGGAGTACGTTGAGCGCGCAGAAAGGTTTCTCCAAAATATTGAAATACGCTATCGCACCCTGTACCGCGTTACCCGCGCGGTGATTGACCACCAGTTCGCGTTTCTGGAAACCGGCTCGCACACGTTCCTGAAACCGCTCACGCGCACGCAGATAGCCGAGCAACTCGGCCTTCATGAGTCGACCGTCAGCCGAGCCATATCCAACAAATGGGTGCTTATCCCCACCGATGACCTGATACCCTTTTCGGACTTTTTCACGCCCTCCCTGAACATCCGACAGGCGATACAGGAAGTGATAAGCTCTGAAGACCAACATCACCCATACAGCGACCAGCAAATCGCTGACATCCTTTACCAGCGATGGGGCATCAAGACCACCCGGCGAACAATAGTGAAACATCGTAACCGCATGAATATCCCGTGCTCGCGAGAAAGAAAGAGGAGGAGATGA
- a CDS encoding Na+/H+-exchanging protein, producing MEFAHVLLILVVMLAAAKLFSEISERVSQPAVLGELLAGLILGDSLLRIVNPHNDILHILAELGAVLLLFEIGLESDITELFRVGWRSLWVALIGVVTPAVLGFGVSLLLGQPPMTAAFIGATLTATSVGITARVMKDLNILRWGEAQIVLGAAVADDVIGLLILAVFSGLAQGETMSAWQVGKVLLLALVFLAGALTAGLKASHILLRVAEQMRARAALVTAALVFCFLLAAVAQLAGLAPIVGAFSAGLVLARTEHRVRITERASAIADMLVPIFFVMMGAQMNLRAIDVTTPTGLSIVGLAVLLIVVAIVGKLASGLALWRTRMHPWLVGVGMVPRGEVGLIFATIGLQQKVFDITVYTAVLILVMVTTLVTPPWLRVLARRYGTHVRHTG from the coding sequence ATGGAGTTTGCCCATGTCCTGCTGATACTGGTGGTGATGCTGGCAGCGGCGAAGCTGTTTTCGGAGATCAGCGAGCGTGTGTCGCAGCCTGCCGTACTGGGCGAGCTACTGGCGGGGCTAATCCTTGGCGACAGCCTGCTACGTATCGTCAACCCCCACAATGATATCCTGCATATCCTGGCAGAACTGGGCGCGGTGCTGTTGCTTTTCGAAATCGGACTGGAGTCGGACATTACGGAGCTGTTCCGGGTCGGCTGGCGCTCGTTATGGGTGGCACTTATCGGCGTCGTCACGCCGGCGGTGCTGGGATTTGGGGTAAGCCTGCTGCTGGGACAGCCTCCCATGACCGCTGCCTTCATCGGAGCCACGCTAACAGCGACCAGCGTGGGCATTACCGCACGGGTGATGAAGGACCTGAACATTCTGCGCTGGGGCGAGGCGCAAATCGTGCTGGGGGCGGCCGTAGCGGACGACGTAATAGGGCTGCTAATCCTGGCAGTGTTCAGCGGGCTGGCGCAGGGCGAAACGATGTCTGCGTGGCAAGTGGGCAAGGTATTGCTTTTGGCGCTGGTGTTCTTGGCTGGTGCGCTTACTGCAGGGTTGAAAGCATCACATATCCTGTTAAGGGTAGCAGAGCAAATGCGGGCGCGCGCCGCGCTGGTGACCGCTGCACTGGTGTTCTGTTTCCTGCTGGCAGCGGTAGCGCAGCTGGCGGGGCTTGCGCCGATTGTGGGTGCGTTCTCGGCGGGATTGGTGCTCGCCCGTACCGAACACCGCGTTCGCATCACCGAACGTGCCAGCGCCATCGCCGATATGCTGGTGCCCATCTTCTTCGTGATGATGGGAGCCCAAATGAACCTGCGGGCGATAGACGTCACGACCCCTACTGGCTTGTCTATCGTTGGACTGGCAGTCCTGCTGATTGTAGTAGCCATAGTGGGCAAACTCGCTTCAGGGCTGGCTCTGTGGCGCACCAGAATGCACCCCTGGCTGGTGGGCGTGGGCATGGTGCCGCGCGGAGAGGTTGGGCTCATCTTCGCTACCATCGGATTGCAGCAGAAGGTGTTCGATATTACGGTGTATACTGCTGTGTTGATACTGGTGATGGTGACTACGCTCGTCACGCCCCCGTGGCTGCGCGTTCTGGCTCGCCGATATGGGACGCACGTACGGCACACAGGGTGA
- a CDS encoding glycosyltransferase WbuB, translated as MGCTGKRILIVVENLPVPFDRRVWMEATSLVQAGFGVSVISPRKPGDAPHAVIDGVSVYRYKMYPPTRGVISFLWEFTYCWVMTFWLSLVVWRREGFDVIHACNPPDTYWLLGRFYKLFGKKYVFDHHDLNPELYESRFGKRGWIHRVLLWLEKQQFRTADRVIATNESYRQVAIQRGGVPPERVVVVRSGPDLNRFHRVAPNESLKRGKRYLAVYLGVMGPQDGVDYLIRAVEHVVRTFGREDIQFVMVGDGDVRPDLEAMAREKGLDEWVYFTGRIPDEQLQEVLSTADVALAPDPKNPLNDVSTMNKVVEYMAMGLPVVSFELKETRYSAGEAAVYATPNDEREFAQRIIELLDDPERRRRMGEYGLQRVREHLAWEHSRKVLVELYTGLLCEGK; from the coding sequence TTGGGTTGTACTGGTAAACGCATATTGATCGTGGTGGAGAACCTGCCTGTTCCCTTCGACCGAAGGGTGTGGATGGAAGCTACCTCGCTGGTACAGGCAGGCTTTGGAGTGTCGGTGATTTCTCCGCGCAAGCCGGGTGACGCCCCCCATGCGGTTATCGACGGCGTGAGTGTGTACAGGTACAAAATGTATCCCCCCACGCGTGGAGTGATCAGCTTCCTCTGGGAGTTCACCTATTGCTGGGTGATGACCTTCTGGTTGAGCCTGGTGGTGTGGCGACGTGAGGGATTTGATGTCATACACGCCTGCAACCCGCCGGATACCTATTGGCTACTGGGGCGGTTTTACAAGCTGTTCGGCAAGAAGTACGTGTTCGACCACCATGACCTCAATCCCGAGCTTTATGAATCACGCTTCGGCAAGCGAGGCTGGATCCATCGGGTGTTGCTCTGGCTGGAGAAACAGCAGTTCCGCACCGCCGACAGGGTGATTGCCACCAATGAGTCTTACCGACAAGTTGCCATCCAGCGAGGCGGTGTGCCCCCCGAGCGCGTGGTGGTGGTGCGCAGTGGTCCCGACCTGAACCGCTTCCATCGCGTTGCTCCCAACGAGTCGCTCAAACGGGGGAAGCGTTATCTGGCGGTATATCTGGGCGTGATGGGACCCCAGGACGGCGTGGATTATCTGATTCGCGCGGTAGAGCATGTGGTGCGCACCTTCGGCAGGGAAGATATACAGTTTGTGATGGTGGGCGATGGGGATGTGCGCCCCGACCTCGAAGCGATGGCTCGGGAAAAAGGGCTGGACGAGTGGGTGTATTTCACCGGACGTATTCCCGACGAGCAGTTGCAAGAGGTGCTTTCTACTGCCGATGTCGCGCTCGCGCCCGACCCCAAGAACCCTCTGAACGACGTGTCCACCATGAACAAGGTGGTAGAATATATGGCAATGGGTTTGCCTGTGGTAAGCTTTGAGCTAAAGGAGACGCGCTACTCGGCGGGCGAAGCGGCGGTATATGCTACTCCGAACGACGAGCGCGAGTTCGCGCAGCGCATTATCGAGCTGCTCGACGACCCTGAACGTCGCCGGCGTATGGGCGAATACGGATTGCAGCGCGTGCGAGAACATCTCGCGTGGGAGCATAGCCGTAAGGTGCTGGTTGAGTTGTATACTGGGTTACTGTGTGAAGGCAAGTAA
- the algD gene encoding GDP-mannose 6-dehydrogenase translates to MEIAVFGLGYVGAVTAACFAAGGHRVIGVDTDSYKVQCILEGRSPIVERDLEEYIRRAREAGRLTATTCADEAVAQSDIALICVGTPSRRNGSLNLEFVERVCRQIGVALAEREEPYIVVVRSTVLPGTCEGLVIPTLEKASGKRHGEGFHVCMNPEFLREGTAIHDFYHPPLTVIGSQSQQAADRVAELYTGIPAECVKTDLRTAELVKYANNAFHALKITFANEIGAWCKQEGVDSHVVMRLLTMDTKLNISPAYLTPGFAFGGSCLPKDLRALVYRARQHDLTLPTLESILVSNRLQIERTVDLIVQLGKKRVGVVGLAFKAGTDDLRESPVVTLCEHLIGKGYSLRIYDPNVSLAAIYGSNKAYIEREIPHIHALMCESLEQLIDESDVVVLANRQERLTQLADRLRDHQTVIDLARCISPEAIRGRYIGLYW, encoded by the coding sequence ATGGAGATAGCGGTTTTCGGACTTGGTTATGTCGGAGCGGTCACTGCCGCCTGCTTCGCGGCGGGGGGGCATCGTGTGATCGGGGTGGATACGGATTCCTACAAGGTGCAGTGTATTCTGGAGGGACGTTCTCCTATTGTGGAGCGTGACCTGGAAGAGTATATCCGCCGCGCGCGTGAGGCAGGCAGGCTGACAGCCACTACCTGTGCGGATGAGGCAGTGGCGCAAAGCGATATCGCCCTGATCTGCGTGGGCACGCCCAGCCGACGCAACGGAAGCCTGAATCTGGAGTTCGTGGAGCGCGTGTGCCGCCAGATTGGTGTTGCGCTCGCCGAGCGCGAGGAGCCGTACATTGTGGTGGTGCGCAGTACTGTCCTTCCGGGTACCTGTGAAGGGCTGGTTATTCCCACTCTGGAAAAAGCATCCGGCAAGCGGCATGGAGAGGGGTTTCATGTGTGCATGAACCCGGAGTTTCTGCGCGAAGGCACTGCCATCCATGACTTCTACCATCCGCCGCTCACCGTTATCGGCTCGCAGAGCCAGCAAGCTGCCGACCGTGTGGCGGAGCTGTACACCGGCATCCCCGCCGAATGTGTGAAGACCGACCTGCGCACCGCTGAGCTGGTCAAGTACGCAAACAACGCCTTCCATGCGCTCAAGATCACTTTTGCGAACGAGATCGGCGCATGGTGCAAGCAGGAAGGCGTGGATAGCCACGTGGTGATGCGGCTGTTAACCATGGATACCAAGCTGAACATCTCTCCGGCGTATCTGACACCCGGATTCGCGTTTGGGGGCTCCTGCCTGCCCAAGGACCTGCGTGCGCTGGTATATCGAGCGCGTCAGCACGACCTGACCCTTCCCACTCTGGAATCGATACTGGTGAGCAACCGCCTGCAGATCGAACGTACGGTGGACCTCATTGTACAGCTGGGCAAGAAGCGTGTGGGCGTGGTGGGGCTGGCGTTCAAGGCGGGCACCGATGACCTGCGCGAAAGCCCTGTGGTGACACTGTGTGAGCATCTAATCGGCAAGGGCTACTCTCTACGCATCTACGACCCGAATGTCTCTCTGGCAGCGATTTATGGTAGCAACAAAGCGTACATTGAACGCGAAATTCCGCATATCCATGCGCTGATGTGCGAGAGCCTAGAGCAGTTAATCGACGAAAGCGACGTGGTGGTGCTGGCGAACCGGCAGGAGCGCTTGACGCAACTCGCCGATCGACTCCGTGATCATCAGACGGTGATTGACCTAGCGAGGTGTATCTCTCCAGAGGCGATAAGGGGGCGGTACATTGGGTTGTACTGGTAA